The Flavobacterium sp. CBA20B-1 genome includes the window CAATGAAGTTTTAAAAAATCCCAATTTACAGATTCCGCACAATGAAATGCAAAATCGGCAGTTTGTTTTGGTGCCTTTAAATGATTTGGTTTTCGATTGGAAACATCCTGTCTTAGATAAAACAACCCAAGAATTATTGATGGAATGTGCTGATGCATCGGAAATAAAAAAAGTAGATTACATAAAATTACCTATTGAGGATTTTGCTTTTGAAACAATTCATTTTTTAGCAATTGAAGGAAATATTGGTGCGGGAAAAACAACACTAGCAGAAAAAATAGCGCAAGATTTTAATGGAAAAATGCTTTTAGAGCGTTTTGTTGAAAATCCGTTTTTACCTAAGTTTTATAACGATTCTAAGCGATACGCTTTTGCGTTAGAAACATCTTTTTTGGTTGACAGAACTGCGCAATTAAAAGAACAATTACACCTTTATAAAGCTGAAAACAATTTATTGATTGCTGATTATTACATTTATAAGTCGCTGATTTTTGCAGAGGTAACGCTTGATACAGATGAATTTTTTTTATATAAAACCATTTTCGATGCCATGACTAATCAAGTCAAAACACCCGATTTGTATATTTATTTGCATCAAAGCAACGAAAATTTATTGCAAAACATTCAAAAAAGAGGCCGATCTTACGAAAAAGACATTCAAGCGAATTATTTAGAACGCATCACCCAAGGCTATCGCGCATTTATAAAAACATTGCCCAAAGAAAATGTGTTGATAATTGATGTTACCAACAAAGATTTTGTAAACAATCACGAAGATTATTTATATATTTTAGAAAAAATAAATGAAAAATTGCGAAATAAAGCTATGAATTAGCTTGCATTTTCTGAAAAACATCCCATATCACAATACCCCCGCTTACAGATACATTTAAAGAATGTTTAGTACCAAATTGCGGAATTTCAACCACATAATCGCTTTGGTTGATAACTTCTTGATGCACACCTTTCACTTCGTTACCAAAAAACAAGGCATATTTTGTTTGCTTTTCTGGCTGGAAATCGTGCAACATAACCGAACCTTCAACTTGTTCTAAAGAAACAATTCGCACATTTTCTGCTTTCAATCGTTGCACCAATTCAACCACGTTTTTTTCATGTGCCCATTCCACGGTTTCGGTAGCTCCTAAAGCTGTTTTATGAATTTCCTTGTTGGGCGGTGTTGCGGTAATTCCACACAAATAAATTTTTTCAATTAAAAAAGCATCGCAGGTTCTAAAAAACGAGCCAATATTGTGTAAACTTCTAATATCATCAAGCACCACAATTATAGGCGTTTTTGTTGCTAGTTTAAATTCATCTGTGTTTTTTCGGTTCAATTCGTCTAAAATCAGTTTTTTCATGCTTCTTTTTAAAAATCCAAAGATACCCAATTTACAAGTTTTAAAAAAAATCCTTTAGAATATTTTCATATAAATACCACAGCGAATAAATTTGCAACACAAAAGAAAAAAAAGTTGAAAAATGTTGTAAAACACATTATAACGTCGCCTATCATCATTTATACCTTTCGGTGTGTGCTTGGTTTTTTGGCAGGATACCTTTTAATGTTACAATTCCCAAAAATGGAACTTTTCTGGACGTTGCTATCCATAATTTTAGTGATTTCACCAGAAGGTAAAGATTCACAGAAGTTAACTTTAGAACGTGTTCGGTCTAACTTTATTGGTTCAATAGTAGGTTTGCTTTGTTTTTTAATCCACGCAACCAATATATATGTATTGCTTTTAGGAATTGTGGCAACCATTGTTATTTGTTATCTATTTAAAGTAATGAATATGAGCCGAGTGGCAATTGTCGCATTTTTAATAGTGATGCTACAATCGCATACTTTAGAGCAATCAATTGCGCCCATTTTTCGTTTTCTTACAGTAGCATTCGGGTGTTTTATAGGCTTATCTATCACTGTTTCCACTTCAATTGTTATTCAAAAATTACGCAAACATTATAATATTTAATTTGTTATCGAAAAATCTATAAAAAGCAACTC containing:
- a CDS encoding RNA methyltransferase — protein: MKKLILDELNRKNTDEFKLATKTPIIVVLDDIRSLHNIGSFFRTCDAFLIEKIYLCGITATPPNKEIHKTALGATETVEWAHEKNVVELVQRLKAENVRIVSLEQVEGSVMLHDFQPEKQTKYALFFGNEVKGVHQEVINQSDYVVEIPQFGTKHSLNVSVSGGIVIWDVFQKMQANS
- a CDS encoding FUSC family protein; translation: MLQFPKMELFWTLLSIILVISPEGKDSQKLTLERVRSNFIGSIVGLLCFLIHATNIYVLLLGIVATIVICYLFKVMNMSRVAIVAFLIVMLQSHTLEQSIAPIFRFLTVAFGCFIGLSITVSTSIVIQKLRKHYNI
- the folK gene encoding 2-amino-4-hydroxy-6-hydroxymethyldihydropteridine diphosphokinase; translated protein: MHTYHKVILALGSNLGDKKSHLEDAIRLIHNHIGIVTQTSAVYETPAWGFNSFPFYNMCVLVHTTLVAEELLAALQQIERKLGRTVKTSANYEARTVDIDIIYFNNEVLKNPNLQIPHNEMQNRQFVLVPLNDLVFDWKHPVLDKTTQELLMECADASEIKKVDYIKLPIEDFAFETIHFLAIEGNIGAGKTTLAEKIAQDFNGKMLLERFVENPFLPKFYNDSKRYAFALETSFLVDRTAQLKEQLHLYKAENNLLIADYYIYKSLIFAEVTLDTDEFFLYKTIFDAMTNQVKTPDLYIYLHQSNENLLQNIQKRGRSYEKDIQANYLERITQGYRAFIKTLPKENVLIIDVTNKDFVNNHEDYLYILEKINEKLRNKAMN